The Pirellulales bacterium genomic sequence AGAATCCGCGCCGCCGCTTCACCGCCGCGCGGGACGAGAACGGTGTGCCGCGCATCGTGGCGGGGACGTTTCCCAGCGCCCTATACGGGCTTGGCTTCTTACACGCGGTTGATCGGCCCACGCAGATGCTGTTCGGCCACGCGGTGGCCTGCGGTCGCTCGGCAGAACGTATTGCCGACAAGCCGGAACTGCTGGAGACGGATCGGTTCTTTCGTCGCGCCGGGTTGTACCTGAATCTCGATGCCGAGGTGAATCGGCTCGATGACGTCACCTTCGGCCATCTCACGGCGTACTGCGAAGGCGTCAACGATGGCATGAAGCAGTACGGCCGCTCGCTGCCGATGTGGGCCACCGGTTTTCAACTACATCCCTGGAACCAGCAGGCCGTGATGCTGATCGGCAACTTGCTGAGCTTCGGCGGACTGGCCGTGGGGCAGCAACAGAACGAACGCATCCTGTTGGAACTGATCCAGACGGGCATCGCGCCGGACAAGCTGCGCGAGCTCTTCGAGCCGCTATTGGACCATGCCGATTTCGATCTGTTGCAGAAAATCAAAATTTCAAACCGGCTCTCGGACGAAGCGCTCGAACTGCTCACCGACCTGCCGCGACTGGCCGGTAGCAACGCCTGGGCAGTCGCACCGCAGCGCAGCGCGACCGGCGGCGCACTGCTGGCCTCGGATCCGCATTTGGAAGTCAATCGATTGCCGGCCCTGTGGTACGAAGCGGTCCTGCAGTGGGACGACGATTGGGTGATGGGCGCCACGCTGCCTGGCTGCCCGTTCTTTGCTGTGGGTCGCACCAGCCGTCTGGCCTGGGGTGTGACGTATCTAAAAGGAGACACCAGCGACTACTTCATCGAAGACTGCCGTCCCGGCACTAACGGCGCCTGGCAGTTTCGCCGCGACGAGAAGTGGGTCGACTTCTCGGTCCGCGAAGAACGGATTCTCCGCAAAGGCGCGACGCCCGAGACGTTGAACGTTTACTACAACACGGTCGGAACACTCGACGCCGATCCGCAACAATTGGGCGAAGGCTATCAACTATCGACGGCCTGGACAGGCGACTCCGAAGGGGTCGGCCGTAGCGTGCAAACATGGCTGTCGATCGTCGATTGCCACGACACGCTCTCGGCCATGGACCTAGTTCGCGAATGCCCGCAGCCCACCTTGTGTTGGATCTTTGCCGATGACCAAGGACATATCGGACGGCAGGCCAACGGATTGTTCCCACGTCGCGCGGCCGGTCATAGCGGTCTGTTACCGATTCCCGCTTGGAACGAAGCGAATCATTGGCAGGGATGGCTCCCTTCAGACATCTTGCCACGCGTGTATGATCCGCCGTCGGGCGTCGTCACCAGCGCCAATGAGGATATTCGCGCCAGCGACGGCGCGTGTTTGATTACGCTGCCCGTGCCCGACTATCGCAAACGCCGGATCGACGAACAGTTGGCGTCGTTAGAAAAGGTCACCTTGGAAGACATGCAGGCTCTGCAATACGACGTAATCAGTCTGCAGGCTCGCGACTTGCTCGAAGTCTTCCTGCCAGAGCTCCCTGATGGCGATATTAAATCGCGCCTGTCGGCCTGGAACTACAGCTACGATCCCGAGAGCGTGGAAGCGACGCTGTTCTCTCGGCTGTATCGCAACGTGCTGTTGGAGGTTTTCGGACAAGATTCCGGTCAGGATCGCGGTGTAGGTTGGCGGCGGATGCTGTACCTCTGCTCGCGCGTTGGCTTTGCCATGCCGATTATTACCAGCATTGATCGGCTGCTGCGCAAGCCCGATAGCCTGTGGTGGGCCGGCCGCGACAAGGGGCAACTGATTCGCAAGGCAGCGGCCGGCCTGAGCAGCAATGCGGACCAACCTTGGAGCGTGACCAACGCCTTCCACTTTACGAATCGATTCTTCGAAGGGCAGCTTGTCGGCCGCACACTGGGACTGCACACGGCCGAGCTGCCGATGCCCGGCTGTCATGCCACGCCGTTCCAGGGGCATCTGTTGCGCTCGGCGACGCGCGAGACGACTTTTGCGCCGTCTTACCATTTTGTAACCGACGTGAAGACCCACGAGGCCTGGACCAACCTGCCCGGTGGCCCCAGCGAGAGTTGGTTCTCGCGCTGGTACAAGAACGACATTCCCCGCTGGTGTTCGGGCACCTATAAGCGTCTCTCGGTCGAAGCGGGACATTGAGCGCGAAAGTAGGCCGTCCACAGCGGCGGCCATTGCCCAAATCCCGCGGGCGGCAAGAGACCCATCCGCGTCGGCGCGACGTAGGAAAGGTGCTAAACTACGCGCGGGCGGACTCACAACGCAAATAATACAGCCTCGGGCTCGAAGCTCTCTGCATGGAAACGCCGCACGACCCGCTCGCGGATCAGCCTTTAACGTACTACCCGATCCCGAGTTCCGTGACGACCACGGTTCAGCCGCTTCCTGTTTTAGGAGAGCTGCCGCGCGAACCCCGACCGATGGCACCGCCGCGTTACGAACAACCGGTGCTACGCATTGTGGTGCTGTTCCTCCTCACGTGCTTGAGCACGTTCTGGGCTGGCAGCGGCGGCACGTTCTCGACCATAGACCGGCTACCGGGCATTGCGCCAAATGCCTCGGGCGTCGTGCTGATCGGCATATGGCACGACGGGTTGGTCTACATGTTGTGCGTCATGGGGATATTGCTCGCGCACGAGATGGGGCACTTCGTGCAAGCCGTGCGGTATGGCGTTCCGGCGAGCTTGCCATTCTTTATTCCCATGCCGATCTCGCCCATTGGCACGATGGGCGCGGTGATCAGCATGCGTGGCTCTGGCGCCGATCGCAAGGAGCTTTTCGATATCGGTTTGACGGGTCCGCTCGCCGGACTGCTGGTGGCCATTCCGCTGCTTTGGATTGGCATTCAGCAGGCGCCTGCGTTTCCGATGAATGTCCAAGTGCCAACCACTCACTTCGAAGATCCGCTGCTGATGAAGTGGATGATGTGGTATCTGCGTCCCGATCTGGCGCCTGGCCAGGAATTGTCGCTGACGCCATTGTTGCGTGCCGGATGGTTCGGTCTATTGCTGACCGGACTGAACATGCTGCCGATTAGCCAGCTCGATGGTGGCCACGTGTCGTATGCCCTGTTCGGCCGCGGCTCGGTCTGGCTAGCGCGAGCGGTGTTCGCTGCGGCCTTTGCGTTTATCTACTTTGCCGAAGCGTATGGCTGGATGGTAATGTTATTGCTGGTTATGTTGATCGGCATCCAACATCCGCCGACCGCCAACGATCGCGCCCCGATGAGTTGGGGGCGCCGCGCGCTGGGACTTGCCTCGCTCGCCATACCGATTCTGTGCATGACGCCAAATCCGATTCGGTGAACTGGCGGCATCGCAGGGTAACGACGCGCCGAGTGACGTTGTGCGAGTGTCCGTAAATGCTTCGCCAATTACCCTGGCGGCGCGCCGAGTTTTTCGGCTTCGCTTATCCGTTCGGCTTGTGTGTAGCGAACCAGAAGTCCCACCAGGATGAGTGCCCCGCCGGCAATCGTCCACCACGCCGGCCGTTCGCCGCCAGGCGTGAGATAAACCCAAATCGGCACCAGCACCGGTTCCAAAAGTGCAATCGCGGCCCCCTCCTGCCCCGATACTTCACGCAGCCCGCGCGCGAAGAGTAAATACGGCAATCCCATCTGAAAGAAGCCAAAGGCGGCTAGCATCAGCAGCTGCTTGCCACTCACCGGCTGGGCCAGATACAGACAGTAAGGAACGAGCAAAATCGCAGCCGCCAGATGGTTGACCGCCACCAGGTAGGCACCTGTCTGCTCGCGCAGCGCGCGGATGGAAACCACGACGCCGGCATAAGCGATGCCCGACAGCACGCCCAGCACTACACCCATGCCGGCCCGCGAACCGATGCTGTTGGCGCGCAGCTCGAAAGCCAGGATTGTCAGGGCACCGGCCATTCCAAACACCAGCGGAATCAAGTCGCGCGAATCGCGCACATCGCGATAAAGTGTCAGGCTGAACAAGAACACCCACAAGGGCGCGGTGCTCTGCAGCCAAATAGCGTTCGCCGCGGTGGTGAGCGTCATCGATTGCAGGAACGTCACGTTCATCGCCGTGAAAGCCAGCGCCATCGGCACCAGGCGTCGGTCCCAGCGCGGTTTCCGCACGGCGGGCAATAGCAGCATGCCGGCGAACGCGGCGCGCCAAAAAGCCAGCAGCGTGCCGCGCACATCGGGCGGCCAATCGTCGAACACCGTCGATTTGACGAATAGCCCGTTAGTGCTCCATAAAAGTGCCGCCAGGACGATGCATACTCTTCCGCGGGCTTTGCCCGACAGTCGTGCCGAGTTAACTGGAGCAGGCATCGTCATGATGTCCCAGTCTTGGCATGCGACCGATGATTGGCAAGGGGCCGTTATACCGACGCGTCGACCCGAAAAAGGCAAGTAAGGTGCCTGGCTTTGCGGCTGGCCTGCTGGGTGTTAACCGGCCAGGATGGTAGCATGCAACAGGTGTCGAAGTGATGCATCGCCCGCGCCTGGCGAAAATGGTAGCCCGCCTGGCATCGACCGGATCGGTCAATATTCGAAGTCGCGTTTCCGGCGCTAGCCGGCCAAAACAAATCAGAGTCGTTCATGTCTCGCGTTGTATTAGCCATGTCCGGCGGTGTTGATTCGAGCGTAGCCGCGCACCTGTTGCGCGACGCCGGCTACGAGGTGATCGGCGTCTTCATGCGCCATGGCGAAACGCACGAATCGAGCTGCGACGCCACAGTCCCTGCTCCCGCCGGTGCGACGAGCGGCAGCGCCGCCGCACCAGTTGCCGCGGGGGCACTAACACAGCTGCCGATCCTTTCCACGCGCCTGGGGCATAAACAAGGTTGTTGCACCGCTAGCGACGCGGCCGACGCCCGCCGCGTGGCCGACCTGCTCGACATTCCGTTTTATGCGCTCGATTTTCAGAATGATTTCGGCCGCATCATGGACTACTTTGTCGACGAGTACACGGCCGGCCGCACGCCCAACCCGTGCGTGATGTGCAACAACTGGTTAAAGTTCGGCACGCTGGCCGACTACGCCGACAGCGTGGGGGCCGATTACATCGCCACCGGACATTACGCCCGTATCATGCGCGACGCCGGCACCGACGAGCCGATGCTGGTGCGCGGCGTCGACCCGACCAAGGATCAATCGTACGTGCTGTTCGGGCTGCGCCGCGATTTGCTGGCCCGCGTGCTGCTGCCGGTGGGCGGTTTTCAGAAATCGGAAATTCGCGCGCGAGCGCGGCAGATCGGCCTGCGCGTGGCCGATAAGCACGACAGCCAGGAAATCTGCTTCGTACCCGACAATGACTATGCCGCATTCGTCCGAAGGCGCCGAGGCGACGTCGACCTTTCGGGCGAGATCGTCACCACGGCGGGCGAAGTTGTCGGCCGGCACACGGGCATCGAGAACTACACCATCGGCCAGCGCAAAGGGCTGGGCCTGGCCTTCGGCACGCCGCGCTATGTGGTGCGGCTGGATCGCGACACGCAGCGCGTCGTGATCGGCACGCACGACGAGTTGGCCTGCCACCATCTAACGGCACGCGACGTGAATTGGCTCATCGATCTGCCGCAAGAGTCATTGCGCTGCCAGCTCAAGATCCGTTATCTCAGCCAGCCGGTCGGGGCAACGATCGAGCCTGCCGGCGCCGATCGCTTCACGGCGCTACTCGACGAACCAAAGCACGGCGTGGCCCCCGGCCAGGCAGCCGTCTGCTACGACGGCGATCGCGTCTTAGGCGGCGGCTGGATCGCGTGAGGGGAGAAACAAGTAGCACTGAACAATTATCTCTAAACGATGGTTGCTAAGCGGTGATTCGCAAGTGAGATGAGCCACGCGAGCAGCACTGAAGGATAGGCGTGCTTCGAGGCAGGCAACGGTACGTCGACCCTAAAAGCCGATAATCATCCCAGGCAAAAAGCCCGCAAACGCGGGCGTTTCCGGCTCAAACTGGCCGCTGCGCGTAGAATAACGTATACGCAATACCCCGCCTGATATGCCCGGATTCCTCGGGTTTTATGCCGTCTGATACCGCTGAATCCCGCCTAGCACGGTATCGCGATACCAGGGGAAATCAGCGGTCGGACTGGAAATGACGACGGGTTCTGGGACGGATACTCACCATGTGGATTACTGGCTTACTTCGGCAATGAGGTCGTCGAGCGAAGCCGACGCGAGCCAATGTTCGTCGCCATTCCATTTTCCAATCGTCGCAAAGTAACGGAGTTGGCGTCGAATCGTCTCTGACAATTCCGCAGCGTGCGCCGAATGCTGTTCCACTGGCACCAGTTTCACCAGTCTCACGGAGTGGCGCTCGACAATCTGTTGGCCCAGCAGTGTGCCGGTAGCATCGTAGACGAATCTGAGTGGCTCATCCACGTCGTGCGGCTCAAGCCACGACTCCGCATCTTTAACGGATGCATGGATCGTCAGGTCCCCACTATCGTCAACGAAGATCGGCGGTTGCATGGCTGTTGCCTCCCGATGTCACCACCAAGAACAATGTCCCCACCGAGAATTGATACCAGCGGCGGCGGGTCTGGGGAGCTGGGGGCATGAACGGTATTGCGGCTCTCATTCGTTAGTGCGACGATCTCAGCGCCTGCTGGTCACTTCAACGTTCACCATTGCCGAGATTTGGCGCTGCTCCGCAATAGAATTCAACCGATCTAAATCGGTATGCGAAGCGACCTTGCCATTGAGCCATACGATCCCCTTCCCTCGTACGCTTCCTTGAACGTCGTGGAACGCGGAGTCTTCGCCCAGCATGTGGATGAACTCGTAATTTTTCATTTCCTGGACGTGTCGCTTATCCATGCCAGTGTCGTACCAATTCTGGACAACGAATCCGACACCTAAAAGATCGACAACCAGCAAGACCAGCAGCAACGAACAATCACGCGCACTTTGCACGTACCACCGGCTGAGCATTCGTAGAGACACAGCAGGCGGTAGACAAAGCATTAGTGACAGACCGACTGCGGGCCACATCCCAAATACGCGGTACGCAAATACACCTAGAGCCAACGACGAAACGACGTACGCCACTATTGACAGCGAAAATGCCCTCTTGGCCATCATCGGCATTCGTGCAGCGATGGTTCCCATGTCAGACTCGCTTGAATTCTGCACAATTTTCAACGCAGGTGTCAGCGGCTCGCGACTTCGGCGATGCCCTCCATCCTACCAAGTCGGTGCTAGGATAGTGATATGCCCGACATCGACGCCGAAGCCGCCGGCATCCTGATTGAAAACGGCTGTGAACCGGTCACGGCTGTTGCCGGCTCGGTGGTCGAGGAGCCGCAACCCCAGGCACGTCCGGCGCGGCATCCTCGTCTCGTAAGAGCCATTGCCGTTGTGACTGCGATCGCAACCGCCCTTTTCATTCGGTGGCTATGGTGAGCTACACTGCCGGCCGCTATAGGCCGTAAAATCTCCCCGCGCCGGCACTTGTCGTCCGCAAACTGGCCCGCGGGCGTAGAATAACGTATCTTATCGTACCTGGACGGCTGGTCTGTTTGCCCCCTGGGGCGCGGTGGATTGCCGCGGCAGAAATTCCTTTGGCCAGAGAGAGTGCGCGTATGAGCCCGCTCGATTTTGTTGTCTTGGCTGCCGACTTGCCGGTAAGCATTACTTATGGCGTGGTGGCCGTGATGCTGGCGGTCATCTTGTTGGTGTTTCTGTGGATTGCCCTGACCTATGGCAACCTGTGGTTCCAGGCGTACATGTCGAACGCGCATGTCAGCTTGTTGCGATTGGTCGCGATGAGCTTTCGACAGGTCAACGCGCGGGTTATCGTGCAGTCGAAAATCATGGCCATGCAAGCGGGCCTGGGAAACGATCCCACGGCCGGCATCACCACGCAACGACTCGAAGCCCACTACCTGGCCGGCGGTAATGTGCCGGGCGTGATCCGGGCCATCATCGCCGCGCATCGCGCCGACATCGATCTCGACTTCGATCGCGCGGCGGCCATCGATCTGGCCGGTCGCGACGTGCTGGACGCCGTGCAGACGAGCGTCAACCCGAAGGTGATCGATTGCCCCGATCCGCAAAAATCGAAGAAATCGACGCTAAGCGCCATTGCTCGCAACGGCGTCGAGCTACAGATTCGGGCCCGCGTCACGGTGCGCACCAACATCAAGCAGTTGATCGGCGGAGCGACCGAAGAGACGGTGATCGCCCGCGTCGGCGAGGGAATCATCACGTCGATCGGATCGGCCGCCAGCCATTTGATCGTGATGGAAAATCCGGACATGATTTCGAAGGCGGTGCTGGCCCGTGGGCTGGACGCACAAACGGCGTTCGAGATCGTTTCGATCGACATCGCCGACATCGACGTGGGCGAAAATATCGGGGCCCGGCTGCAAGCCGACCAGGCCGAGGCAGACACCCGCGTGGCCCAGGCCAAGGCGGCCGAGCGGCGCGCTTTCGCCGTGGCCCGCGAACAAGAGATGAAGGCCAAGGTCTCTGAGAATCGGGCGGGCGTGTTACTGGCCGAGGCCCAAGTGCCGCTGGCCATCGCCACGGCGTTCCGCCAAGGCCATTTCGCCACCGCCGGCTCGTAGGGATCACGCGGCGATCCTTTTTGCGACGGGCGAATGCGCAACGGGCGAAGGGCTCGCGGCACGTTACCCGACATTTGCTATCCCTGTTGCGAAGATGATCGGCGCGGGGGATCATGTTGATGGCGTTCGCATACCTTGTCGATTTAGTTTTCTACCTCCGTCTCTTTTCTGCGTAACCTGTGAAATCTGCGGATGAACTCACATCGCCAAACAGAATCGATGGTGATCGCAGCGGGCTTGACCAAAGCGATGATGCTCGCCTGGCTATGTTTGGCGTCCGCGACCCTGGCCGCCGAGCCGGATGACGCACAGCGTGAGCTATTGAAGACGTTTCGCGACGAGTTCGTGGCCGTCACGCCGGGAATGGGCGATTTTCCGGCTGAGTTCTCGATGGGATCGGCCGACGGTCCCGTATCGGAACGGCCGGTTCATCGCGTGACTCTGCGACACCCTTTCGCCATCGCGGGCTACGAAGTTCCGCAAAATCTGTGGCGGGCTGTGATGGGCAGCAACCCCAGCCGTTGGAAGGGTGAACGCAATAGCGTCGAGATGTTGTCGCACGACGACGCCACAGAGTTCTGCCGCCGCGCAACCGACGCCCTGCGCGCGGCCGGGCTGATCAAGCCGCGGCAAGTGATCCGTTTGCCGAGCGAAGCGGAATGGGAATATGCGGCCCGGGCCGGTGCAAAAACCAAGTTCTCGTTCGGCGATGATCCGCGCGACCTGGACGACTATGGTTGGTTCAATGGCAACGCGGCCGGCAACGACCCGGCGGTGGGCGCGAAACGGCCGAACGCCTGGAAGCTGCACGACGTACACGGCTATTTGTGGGAATGGTGCACGGACCCCTGGCACGACAATTACGAAGGCGCGCCAACGGACGGATCAGTCTGGGCAGGAGGGGTCGCACAGCGACACGTGCTACGCGGCGGCAGCTGGAAGGACCCGGCCGAGCGATCCACGAGCAGCGCCCGGCGCGGTGAGCCGCGCACACTGAAAGACGACGCAGTGGGACTGCGTTGCGTGCTGGCAGACGAGATGTAATCGACCGGCGGCGCTAACAGCGGATGGTCTTGCGCTTCTTTCCCACCCGGCCGAGCGCTTCGATCTTCTCGATATAGGCCGTTGCCAACGGAACCTTGCAAGCCGTTTCGCCCATATCGATGGAGAGCGTGCCGATTGTCTGAGCTGTCGCTTTTGCATGCCGTAGTAATGGCTTTACGTAGGCACCGACCGAGATCACAAAACCGTTCATCGTGTAGCGGACGCGATTCTGCGCGCCGCGGATATTCTTGACGACAGCCGCGAGTAGCTCGGCGACTTCCGCTAGGTCCAATTCGTTGTCTGCGGTCGTGGCGACAATGCCGGCGTATGTACACCACCCGCACGCTGCCACGGATTCGCGCTTTGATTTGATCCACTTCAGGGCCAGTTGGCGAGCATGCGGACTCTCGACCGCCGCCCAGGGGACTGTGTATTCGGATATCATCGGCAGCCCGTCGGCCCCCTCGGCCCAGGCGTCCAGCACTTTCTGTGACATTTGCGAGCCATCGGCCACCAGGCCAGCCAGATACATCGCGTCGAAGTTTCCTGTTCCGAACAGAGCTTGCGCCAGTTGTTGATCTCGGCGGATCGATTTGGCGATGACCTTCAGGTCGGCAACGCGTACGCCGTAGGCCCGATCGGCCGGGGCGCCATGGCGCACATAGGTGGCGCGGGTCCTGTCGCTCGCCTTGGACT encodes the following:
- a CDS encoding site-2 protease family protein encodes the protein MTTTVQPLPVLGELPREPRPMAPPRYEQPVLRIVVLFLLTCLSTFWAGSGGTFSTIDRLPGIAPNASGVVLIGIWHDGLVYMLCVMGILLAHEMGHFVQAVRYGVPASLPFFIPMPISPIGTMGAVISMRGSGADRKELFDIGLTGPLAGLLVAIPLLWIGIQQAPAFPMNVQVPTTHFEDPLLMKWMMWYLRPDLAPGQELSLTPLLRAGWFGLLLTGLNMLPISQLDGGHVSYALFGRGSVWLARAVFAAAFAFIYFAEAYGWMVMLLLVMLIGIQHPPTANDRAPMSWGRRALGLASLAIPILCMTPNPIR
- a CDS encoding DNA alkylation repair protein; translated protein: MATLKSVMAKLKSKASDRTRATYVRHGAPADRAYGVRVADLKVIAKSIRRDQQLAQALFGTGNFDAMYLAGLVADGSQMSQKVLDAWAEGADGLPMISEYTVPWAAVESPHARQLALKWIKSKRESVAACGWCTYAGIVATTADNELDLAEVAELLAAVVKNIRGAQNRVRYTMNGFVISVGAYVKPLLRHAKATAQTIGTLSIDMGETACKVPLATAYIEKIEALGRVGKKRKTIRC
- a CDS encoding penicillin acylase family protein — protein: NPRRRFTAARDENGVPRIVAGTFPSALYGLGFLHAVDRPTQMLFGHAVACGRSAERIADKPELLETDRFFRRAGLYLNLDAEVNRLDDVTFGHLTAYCEGVNDGMKQYGRSLPMWATGFQLHPWNQQAVMLIGNLLSFGGLAVGQQQNERILLELIQTGIAPDKLRELFEPLLDHADFDLLQKIKISNRLSDEALELLTDLPRLAGSNAWAVAPQRSATGGALLASDPHLEVNRLPALWYEAVLQWDDDWVMGATLPGCPFFAVGRTSRLAWGVTYLKGDTSDYFIEDCRPGTNGAWQFRRDEKWVDFSVREERILRKGATPETLNVYYNTVGTLDADPQQLGEGYQLSTAWTGDSEGVGRSVQTWLSIVDCHDTLSAMDLVRECPQPTLCWIFADDQGHIGRQANGLFPRRAAGHSGLLPIPAWNEANHWQGWLPSDILPRVYDPPSGVVTSANEDIRASDGACLITLPVPDYRKRRIDEQLASLEKVTLEDMQALQYDVISLQARDLLEVFLPELPDGDIKSRLSAWNYSYDPESVEATLFSRLYRNVLLEVFGQDSGQDRGVGWRRMLYLCSRVGFAMPIITSIDRLLRKPDSLWWAGRDKGQLIRKAAAGLSSNADQPWSVTNAFHFTNRFFEGQLVGRTLGLHTAELPMPGCHATPFQGHLLRSATRETTFAPSYHFVTDVKTHEAWTNLPGGPSESWFSRWYKNDIPRWCSGTYKRLSVEAGH
- a CDS encoding formylglycine-generating enzyme family protein, with translation MNSHRQTESMVIAAGLTKAMMLAWLCLASATLAAEPDDAQRELLKTFRDEFVAVTPGMGDFPAEFSMGSADGPVSERPVHRVTLRHPFAIAGYEVPQNLWRAVMGSNPSRWKGERNSVEMLSHDDATEFCRRATDALRAAGLIKPRQVIRLPSEAEWEYAARAGAKTKFSFGDDPRDLDDYGWFNGNAAGNDPAVGAKRPNAWKLHDVHGYLWEWCTDPWHDNYEGAPTDGSVWAGGVAQRHVLRGGSWKDPAERSTSSARRGEPRTLKDDAVGLRCVLADEM
- the floA gene encoding flotillin-like protein FloA (flotillin-like protein involved in membrane lipid rafts); translated protein: MSPLDFVVLAADLPVSITYGVVAVMLAVILLVFLWIALTYGNLWFQAYMSNAHVSLLRLVAMSFRQVNARVIVQSKIMAMQAGLGNDPTAGITTQRLEAHYLAGGNVPGVIRAIIAAHRADIDLDFDRAAAIDLAGRDVLDAVQTSVNPKVIDCPDPQKSKKSTLSAIARNGVELQIRARVTVRTNIKQLIGGATEETVIARVGEGIITSIGSAASHLIVMENPDMISKAVLARGLDAQTAFEIVSIDIADIDVGENIGARLQADQAEADTRVAQAKAAERRAFAVAREQEMKAKVSENRAGVLLAEAQVPLAIATAFRQGHFATAGS
- a CDS encoding DMT family transporter translates to MPAPVNSARLSGKARGRVCIVLAALLWSTNGLFVKSTVFDDWPPDVRGTLLAFWRAAFAGMLLLPAVRKPRWDRRLVPMALAFTAMNVTFLQSMTLTTAANAIWLQSTAPLWVFLFSLTLYRDVRDSRDLIPLVFGMAGALTILAFELRANSIGSRAGMGVVLGVLSGIAYAGVVVSIRALREQTGAYLVAVNHLAAAILLVPYCLYLAQPVSGKQLLMLAAFGFFQMGLPYLLFARGLREVSGQEGAAIALLEPVLVPIWVYLTPGGERPAWWTIAGGALILVGLLVRYTQAERISEAEKLGAPPG
- the mnmA gene encoding tRNA 2-thiouridine(34) synthase MnmA; its protein translation is MSRVVLAMSGGVDSSVAAHLLRDAGYEVIGVFMRHGETHESSCDATVPAPAGATSGSAAAPVAAGALTQLPILSTRLGHKQGCCTASDAADARRVADLLDIPFYALDFQNDFGRIMDYFVDEYTAGRTPNPCVMCNNWLKFGTLADYADSVGADYIATGHYARIMRDAGTDEPMLVRGVDPTKDQSYVLFGLRRDLLARVLLPVGGFQKSEIRARARQIGLRVADKHDSQEICFVPDNDYAAFVRRRRGDVDLSGEIVTTAGEVVGRHTGIENYTIGQRKGLGLAFGTPRYVVRLDRDTQRVVIGTHDELACHHLTARDVNWLIDLPQESLRCQLKIRYLSQPVGATIEPAGADRFTALLDEPKHGVAPGQAAVCYDGDRVLGGGWIA